A section of the Oncorhynchus gorbuscha isolate QuinsamMale2020 ecotype Even-year linkage group LG04, OgorEven_v1.0, whole genome shotgun sequence genome encodes:
- the LOC124033740 gene encoding retinal dehydrogenase 2-like, giving the protein MTSSKIELPGEVKTDADAAALMASLQLMPSPVPNAEIKYTKIFINNEWQDSVSGKTFPVYNPASGEQICEVQEAEKADVDKAVQAARLAFTLGSVWRRMDASERGRLLAKLADLVERDSAYLATIESMDSGKPFLPTLFVDLQGTIKTLRYYAGYADKIHGTSIPMDGDYLTFTRHEPIGVCGQIIPWNFPLMMTAWKLGPALACGNTVVLKPAEQTPLTCLYIGSLVKEAGFPPGVVNILPGFGPTAGAAIASHMGIDKVAFTGSTEVGKLIQEAAGKSNLKRVTLELGGKNPNIIFADADLDLAVEQAHQGVFFNAGQCCTAGSRIFVEEPIYEEFVRRSVERAKRRTVGSPFDPTTEQGPQISQEQQSRVLEFIQSGISEGARLECGGKALGLKGFFIEPTVFSNVKDDMRIAKEEIFGPVQQIMKFKTIDEVIERANNTEYGLVAAVFTSDITKAMTISTAMQAGTVWINCFNALSTQCPFGGYKMSGNGRELGDCGLKEYSEVKTITIKISAKNS; this is encoded by the exons ATTTTCATCAACAATGAGTGGCAAGACTCTGTGAGCGGAAAGACCTTCCCAGTCTACAACCCTGCCAGCGGAGAGCAGATCTGTGAGGTCCAAGAAGCAGAGAAG GCTGATGTGGACAAGGCGGTGCAGGCGGCCCGGCTGGCCTTCACCCTTGGTTCAGTGTGGCGGAGGATGGATGCGTCAGAAAGGGGTAGACTGCTGGCTAAACTGGCTGACCTGGTGGAGAGGGACAGTGCCTATCTAGCA ACTATAGAGTCCATGGACAGTGGGAAGCCTTTCCTGCCCACCCTGTTTGTGGACCTCCAGGGAACCATAAAGACGCTCAGATACTATGCTGGATACGCAGACAAGATCCATGGAACGTCCATTCCAATGG ATGGAGACTATCTTACGTTCACTAGACACGAGCCCATAGGAGTGTGTGGACAGATCATCCCT TGGAACTTCCCACTGATGATGACTGCGTGGAAGCTAGGTCCAGCACTGGCCTGTGGGAACACGGTGGTCCTGAAGCCTGCTGAGCAGACACCCCTCACCTGCCTGTACATCGGATCTCTGGTCAAAGAG GCCGGGTTTCCACCGGGAGTTGTCAATATTTTGCCAGGATTCGGGCCAACGGCAGGAGCTGCGATAGCTTCGCACATGGGCATAGACAAAGTGGCTTTCACAGGATCAACTGAG GTCGGCAAGCTGATCCAAGAAGCAGCTGGGAAGAGTAATTTGAAGAGAGTAACCCTGGAGCTTGGAGGAAAGAATCCCAACATTATTTTTGCAGACGCTGATT TGGATCTAGCTGTGGAGCAGGCCCACCAGGGAGTGTTCTTCAATGCAGGCCAGTGCTGCACTGCAGGCTCTCGTATCTTCGTGGAAGAGCCCATTTATGAGGAGTTTGTGCGCAGGAGTGTGGAGAGGGCCAAGAGGAGGACAGTAGGAAGCCCCTTCGATCCCACCACGGAGCAGGGTCCACAG ATCAGCCAGGAGCAGCAGAGCCGCGTGCTGGAGTTTATTCAAAGTGGCATCAGTGAGGGAGCCAGGCTGGAATGTGGAGGCAAAGCCCTGGGCCTGAAAGGATTCTTCATCGAGCCCACTGTCTTCTCCAATGTCAAAGATGACATGCGCATCGCAAAAGAGGAG ATCTTTGGACCAGTTCAGCAGATCATGAAGTTCAAGACTATTGATGAGGTGATTGAAAGGGCCAACAACACAGAGTACGGCCTGGTGGCAGCTGTGTTCACCAGCGATATCACCAAAGCCATGACCATCTCCACAGCCATGCAGGCTGGCACCGTCTG GATAAACTGTTTCAATGCCCTGAGCACGCAGTGTCCATTTGGAGGATATAAAATGTCTGGCAACGGGCGTGAATT GGGGGATTGTGGCCTGAAGGAATACTCAGAGGTGAAGACCATCACCATAAAGATCTCAGCCAAGAACTCCTAA